The genomic interval GACGGCCTGCGCGTGGACTTCGGCGCGCACACCGTGGACATCCGCGACGACCGCGTGCCGCTCACGGCCACGGAGTTCAAGCTCCTCTCCGAGCTCATCCGAGGCAGGGGCAAGGTCCAGACCCGCGACCATCTCCTGGACATGGTCTGGGATACCCACTTCGAGGGCTACTCGCGCACCGTGGACACCCACATCCGCCGCCTGCGCCAGAAGCTCGGCGACTTCGCGGACTGGATCGAGACCGTTCGCGGCGTGGGCTATCGCTTCAAGAGCTGACCGCCATGAGCGCCGCCCGGCCCACGCTCGCCCTGCGCCTCGGCGCGGCCCTCTGGACCGCCATGCTGGCCGGGGCGGTCGCCGGAATTCTGCTTCCGCACCCACCACTCCTGCCGTCGGCGATCCTCGTCGCCCTGCTGTTTCCCGCCGCCCTGTTCCTGGCCGGACTGCTCCTGCGCCCCCTGCGCGCCCAGGTCGCGATCCTGGCACGCGGCCTTGACCGTCTCGGAACCGGGGGCCCGGAACCGGAACTCCCCGTGCTGCCCGAGTTGCGGGAAATGGCCGCGGCCCTGCCACGGGCCGAAAGACGGATGGCGGACGATCTGCGCGCGGCCGAGGCCCGCCGTGAACGGCTGCAAGCCGTGCTCAACGGCATGCCCGGGGGGGTTCTGGTCCTGGACGGCGAGGGCCGGGTGCGGAGCATGAACCGCGTACTGGAGGCCATGTTGCCCGGAGCCAAGGAACGGCCGGGGCGAAGTCTGTTGGAGATACTGCCCCAACCCGAGTTGTCCGACGCCTGCGCTGAACTCCTTCGCGCCGCGGGGCCGATCTCGACCAGCCTGACCATGACACAGGACGACGGACGCGTCCTGACGGTGAACATGGTCCGCCCGCCGGAGGCCGGACCGGGGCTCGGCGCGGTCCTGGTCTTCCACGACGTGAGCGAGATCAAGCGGCTGGAGGCCGTGCGCCGGGACTTCGCGGCCAACGTCAGCCATGAGTTGCGTACGCCGCTCACGGCCATCAAGGGCTATGCCGAGACGCTCCTCACCGGGGATCCCCCACCGGACGTCGCGCGACGCTTCCTGGAGGTCGTCCTGCGCAACGCCGACCACATGGCCAAGATGGTCGAGGATCTGCTCTCGCTTTCGCGCATCGAGGCGGGCAAGGACGCCGGTCGGCGCGACTCCTTGCACGCCCGGGATTCGTTGCGCCGGGCCTGGGATGCGGTGGAACCTCTGGCTCGGCGCAAGGGCTTGGACCTGACCGACGCCCTGCCTGACGACCTGCCGCCCGTGCTGGGTGACCCCGAGCACGTCACGCGAATCTTCCGCAACCTGCTGGAAAACGCCGTGAAATTCGGACCGGAGTACCGGCCCGTGACCGTCTCGGCCCGCGAGGCGGGGGAATTCGTGGAGTTCGAGGTGCGCGACGAGGGCCCGGGCATCCCCAAGAAGGATCTGTCCCGGGTTTTCGAACGCTTCTACAGCGTACAGAAACACCGCCGCAACGAGCACGGCAGCACCGGGCTCGGGCTGGCCATCTGCCGCCACACCCTGAAGAGCATGGGCGGCGACATCCGGGTGGAGAGCCCTCCCCCGGGCGCGGCGGGCGGCACGTCCTTCTTCTTCACCCTGCCCCGGGCCTGAAAAAACGAAAACGCGCCGGAAACCACCACGGTTCCCGGACGCGACGATCCGCGAGGCCCGAAAGGGCTACTTTTCGTTCAGCTTGATTTCGAAGGCCACGGCGTAGAGATGGTGGAAGAAATCCACGTACTCCACGGGAATGTGGTCCGGCACCTGAATGCGCGAAGGCGCGTAGTTGATGATGCCCTTGATGCCGCCGTCCACCAAGTAGTTGGCGGCGCGCTGGGCCCGCTCCGGTGGAGTGGTGATGATGCCGATCTCCAGGCCGTATTCGCGGATTTTCTCCTTGGTCTTGCGGGTGCAGATGACTTCCAGTCCCTCCACCAGCTCACCGATCTTGTAGGGGTCGCAGTCGAAGGCCACCTTGATGGCGAAGCCCTTGCGGCTGAATTCGCGGTGGCGCAGCAGCGCTCGGCCCAGATTGCCCACCCCCACCAGGGCGCAGTTCCAGATGCGGTCGATGCCCAGGGACTGCTTGATGGAGGTGATGAGTTCCTGCACGTAGTAGCCCACGCCGCGCACCCCGAACTCGCCGAAGTAAGCAAGATCCTTGCGGATCTGTGACGAGTTCACGGAGCAGGCCTGAGCCAGGGCCTCGGACGAGATGATTTCCACGCCGTCGTGCTTCAGGTTTTCCAGCACCTGAATGTAAACGGCTAGGCGGCCAATGGTGGCCTTGGGGATGTGTTCGCTTTTCACGTGCCGCGGATGTCCGGAGTTATGTGAATTTTAGGACAAGGCCTGGGGCGAAAGGGGGGAGGCGCGAACCTCCCCCCTTGAGATGCGGATACTAGGCGCCCAGGGGCTTCACGAAGAGCAGGATCAGGTTCACGACCAGGGCGTAAATGGCCAGGGACTCGATGAAGGCCAGACCGAGGATGAGCATGACCTGGATCTTGCCGCTGGCCTCGGGGTTGCGGGCGGTGCCTTCGCAGGCGCCCTTCAGGCCCAGGCCCTGACCGATGCCGCAGAGACCGGCGGCGAAGCCCATGCCGCAGGCAGTGGCCCAAGCGGCCACGGGGCCGACGGCGGGAGCGCCGTCAGCGGCGAAGGCCAGACCGGCGGACAGAACCATGGCCAGGGTGCTCAGAACGATGGTCGTCACTTTACGCATGAGAGTTTCCTCCAAACAGTTATTGTTTCGGCCGAAAGGCCATTTCCCCCAATCTAGTGCGCGTGATCCATGGATCCCTTCAGGTAGATGGTCGCCAGCATGAAGAAGATGAAAGCCTGAATGGTCTTGCCCAGGATGAACAGGAAGTACATGGGCAGGGTGCCGACCACCGGAGCCAGGGTGAAGAGAAGCACGAGCACGATTTCCTCACCGCGGATGTTGCCGAAGAGTCGCAGAGTGAGCGACAGCGGCCGGGCGAGGTGGCTGACGATCTCGAGCACGAGCATGAGCGGGGCCAGGAAGGCCACCGGGCCCATGAAGTGTTTGATGTAGCCGAAGCCCCATTTCTTGATGCCGATATAGTGGTAGTAAAGGAAGACGAAAATGGCCATGGCGGCGTTGGTGTTGACGTTCGCCGTGGGAGCGTCGCACCCCGGAATGAGGCCGAGGTAGTTCATGGTCAGGATGAAGACGAAGATCGTGATGAGCACGGGGAAGACCTTGCGGCCGCCCTCGCCGAGGTTGGCGACCACGAAGTCCTCCAACCCTCCGACGATGACCTCGAAGAGGTTCTGCAACCCCCCCGGCACTAGGCTCACCCGGCTGCGGATGAGCAGACCGCAGGTGAAGAGGATGGCCATGGCCAACCACGTGTACCAGACGTGAAGCGGAATGGTCGTGCCCAGAGCCTTGTTCAGGATCTCCATGTACAAAAGCGGATGTGCCAATCCACCAGCAGCCATACTCCCTACGCCTCCTTCGCTTTCTGCCCCATGCCCGTGACGCCCCAGATGACGGCGCCCGCGATCACGGTGGATAGTCCCGTCAAAAGCCCGCCCACAGGCGCCTCAAGCCAGCCCACCAGGACCGCCAGACACACGCCCGTCAGGATGAACCGTCCGTAAAACCGCAGCACAAGGGCAGTCGCCCCCCCCTTGCGCACAAACATCAACGCCTTCGCCGCCTTGGCCAGATGCCAGAAGTTGAAAAGCATCAGGCCCGCTCCGGCGGCGCAGGAAAACCCCCAAGCTGAAAACCCCGTGACCACCAGCGCCGCGACCGAAACGGCCAGGGCCGTGAGGATCACGATTCGCACGAGCCGCCGAGTGCCGGGGTTGTCGAACCCCCGGGCGGCCAGGGCGCGGTCAAGACGCCGGATCATGGCTTGCGCTCCCCGCCGCCCTCGCGCTCGCGTCTCTCATTCTCCTGCATCCTCTGGGCATCCCGGTACACGTTCATGAACCCGGCGACAATACCCAAGATGAGAAAGATGAGCAGAAGCCACGGGTCGGTGCCCAGCCACCTGTCGAGGAGCCAACCGATGGCGAACCCGACGAAGGTGCCCGATACGAGGTGCAGCCCCATCGTGCCCGCCGTGGACAAGAGCCCCCCGGCGTCTTTCAGAAAATCAAGCTTCAAAAGATCCCACCGTTCCTCGCGCCTTGGCCCGACGCTGGGCGGACCGTAACGCAAAACAACGGTTCGTGCAATCGTTCACAAGTGCGGGCTTCGTACCACAGCCTCGCTTTTGCCGTCAAGGCGGTTGGCGAAAAAACCCCGTTTTCTCGGCTCATCGGCATGAGGTCCGCTCAGGGGGGCATGGACGCGCTCAGGCCGGCCGGGCTCACGCCCGGCCGGCCCTCGTGATGGAACGCCGCGTTCCAGGGCTCCCTCTTCCCCGAAACCCGGCTACGGAGAATTCAGCAATGCGCGCCCCCCACGCTCACGAAGCAGTCCGGGCTCGCGCCTTCCAGCAGGCCCGCCTTGGCCACGGCGGCGGTTGCGCGCACCTCGGTGACCGTGGCCGGGCCAAGGGTCCGCATGTCCGCCCCCAGAAGCTCCACTTCGGCACCGGGCGCCAGTCCGTGCCTGCTTCCCAGTCCGAATTCAAACTCCAGCCCCTCGGGCAGGCGCTTGAACTTGAAGACCTCGGCCATGCCCTCCTCCGCCAACCGTCGTTCCAGGGAAATGGAGAGCAGAAAGACCAGACCGAAGCAGGCCAGACCGAGGACGACCATGCCCCCGGCGAGAGGATAGGCCGTGACTCCGAGCAGACGTTCGGTGAAATAGGGCGAACCGGCCCGCAGGGCGGCCGCGTCCGAGTAGACCCGCACGGTGTAGCTCAGGGTGTTGATCTTGCCCGTGTCGTCGGGAGGAAAACTCAGAACCAGGGCATGATCTCCGGCGGCGAGGCCCGGTTCGGTCTCCACGGCCCCGGCGAAGAGTCGCCCGCCCATCATGTAGCCGGGCATGACCTGGTCCACGCGCAGCCGCACCCCGGGAGGGGCCGACTGCACGTAGACCTTGTCGGGCGAGTCCACGTACATGGGTACGTTGGCGGAGATGGGCAGGCTCTGCCCCGCGAGGCAGGGAAACACGCCCCTTTCCATCCGCAGTCCCGAAGTCAGGCCGTCCAGGGCGAAGAGCAGGGCCAGGGCCATGAGCAGGCCGCCGGCCAGCCCCACCCGCTTGCGCAACGCAAGCGTCCGAGCGGCCCGGCTCATTGTTCCGCCTGAGCCGGCTGCTTGCGGTCGCGCAGGACGCGTATGAGGATGATCGCCCCGACGATGGTCGGCAGAGCCAGAGGCAGGAACGCCTTCATGAACACCGGGGTCAGATCCCCGGGGTTCTTCGCGGCCACGGACATGGCGTAGCAGATTTCCGCGAGAACCAGGATGTCGGCCAGGATGACGATGATCTTTTGGCTCAACTTGAGGGAGTTGCGCTGTTCCATCGTTCTTCTCCGTTTTTTTTCCGGGGCTCCATCGACCCGTTTGGGACCGGCCCGCCTTGAGGGCGCGGGCCGATCCCGTGGGGGCGATGGGCCTGATGAACAGGCCCGGTAGGGGCTTACTTCTTGAAGATGTTCGTCTTGCTCACGTTCATGAACCGCAGGGCCTTGCCCTCTTCCTTATAGTAGATGCGCACGATGTCGCCCGAGTCCCAGGTGGACGCCGGCAGGGCCATGTACTCGTCCGGCAGGGCCAGGGTCACCAGGGTCTTCCAGCGGCTGGAGTAGACCGTGAGGGTCTTCTTGTCCTTGTCGATGATCGGGAACTTCTTGTCCACGACCCGGGCGTCGTCCTTGGACACGCCCTTCTGCTTGTCCAGGACCTGGAACTGCACGGTCTTCAGGGAGCCGGAAGCCTCATCGAAGTAGATGATCTTGTCGGTCTCCGGGTCCATGAGCATCCGCATGCCGGCCTTGGGCTCGGGCCCCATCTCCATGGGGTCCGCGGGCAGCGTGTAGACCACGGGCGGCAGCTTGTCGAAGACCTGGTTTTCCGTGCCATAGTGGTGCGCGCTCTCCAGCACCAGCGTCACGGACTTCTTTTCCTTGTCATACTTGATGACTTTGCCCTGGGCCACCTTGCCGTATTCGCTGTTGCAGCCTGCCACGGCGAAGGCCATCAGGGCCAGGATGGCGAGCCACGTTCTCTTCATGTTCATGTCATGTTCTCCTTGCTTCGTTGGCGCTACGCGACTTAGGCCTTGGCCTTCTTTTCCGCGATTTCCTTGGCCGCTCCCTTGACCATGCCGGTGGCGATGTAGAGAGCCATGACCGTGACCACGCCGAGCACCACCACGGTGGCCGCGCCGTTGCAGAGGGCCTTCAGGTTGGGCACCCAGCCGCCGATGAGCTTCAGCACGATGGAGGTGAGGCAGCCGATGACGGCCCAGCCGAAGGCGATGCGGATGCCGTAACCCTTGATGTACTTGGTCGCAACGGTGCCAATCTGAGCGCCGATGGCCGCGCCGCAGAGCATGATGACGGCGGCCACCAGCTCGGTGCGTCCCTTGTAGGTGAAGGTCGCCGCGCCGTAGAGGCCGGAGATCATGACTTCGAAGAGGTCGGTGCCGACGGCCACGTGGGTCGGGCAGCCCATGAGGTAGATGAGCGAGGGCATGCGGATAAGGCCGCCGCCGATGCCCAGGATGCCCGCCAGGAAGCCGGTGGCGAAGCTGATGAAGATCGGCAGCCACATGGAGCAGTAGATGCCGGAGACGTTCAGGTGGACCATGGGCGGAATCTTGATCTTGTGCAGGGTCTTGTGCCACTCGAGGCCCACGGCCTTATGGTCGATCTCCTTGCCCGCGGCCAGGGCGGCGCGGTCCTTGGCCTTGCGCTTGGCAACATCGCTGAAGACCATCCAGGTGATGAACAGCAGCAAGACCACGTAGAGCAGGCGCACGACCAGGTCGATGTTGCCGATGCGCTCCAGGCTCATGAGGATCTGGGCGCCCATTTCCATGCCCACGACCGTGCCGATGAGCATGATGAGGCCGAGCTTGTAGTCCACGTTGCCGAACTTGCCGTGCCGCATGGTCGAAATGAGGGACTTGCCGGCCATGTGGGCGATGTCGGTGCCCACGGCGAAGGCCATGGGAAAGCCCAGGATGTTCAGGCCGGGCGTGATCATCCACGCGCCGCCCATGCCGAAGAAGCCGCCGATGACGCCCATGCCGAGACCCAGGATGATGAGGCCCGGCCAAAAAAGTTTCACGCCCGCGATGGGCATGAGCATATACATCCATTCCATGACGATCCTCCGCGTTGAGTATCCGTTCCCGCTGTTCGTCGGCGCGGGACGCGATTAATGCTCCGCCACGTCGCGCTTGGTCAGGTCGATGCCGATGTGGTTCATGACCAGGTCCGTGAGCAGGCCCAGGATCATGCCCAAAACCGGGATGAGGACAATCGTCAGAATCGTGAACTGCAGGTGGCTTTCATTGTAGAGGTTGGACCACCAAGCCAGGATGCCGGTCAGATCCCGGGTGTCCGAGACGATGACGATCTGCGCGGCCTTTCCGCCGGCGGCCATCGCCGTGCCGCACAGGGCCAGCAACGCGGCCGGTACGGCCAGAAGGCTCTTCCATAATTTCCGCATACCGTTTCCTCCTTTCCATTCCGCCAAACAGTTTCGTGTGCCTCTGTCACTCTCCACAGCCGTTTCCGGCGCAGGCCGTCGGCCCTTCCGATGCGGCCCATGTGATCTGCGCGTCTTTTTACTAGCAACCCTTGTGCCAAATGGAACAATCTCGGTTGTACGACTTAATGCAATGTTTTAATTGAATAAAAATCGCGCATGCGGCTTTTGTCAGCCCTTGCGCGAACACCCCGGGCATGCTAATTGCGCAGAACGACCTCTGTTCAACCCCGCTGGGCTTGGCCCGGCGCATCGCGCGGGAGGCTTCCATGGCGGCCTTCGATCCCCTGCCCCAGGGCAACACGCTTTCCAGGTTCCGGCTCGGCCCCCTGCGGACCTGGCACCTCCAGCGCAAGCTCATGCTGGCCGTCATCCCCACGGTTGCCCTTCTGCTCATCATCTCGGGATATCTCGTGAACCTGGTGGCCGTGCGCTACATCAACACGGCCCTGGAACGGACCGTGAAGATCCAGGTTCTGCACATGGCCCACATCATGGAAATCGTTCTGAACCGGGCCAAGGAGGATCTCCTGGTCCTTTCCCGCGACCCCCTGGACGGGCCGAGCCTGCGGCGCTTTCTCCAGTCCAAGCGCGACTTCGGGGGCGGCCGCTACCGTGAACTGATCTTCTCCCCCGATGGCGGCGAGGAGATCGGTTTCGCGGACAATGACGCGGAGATCGTCCCCCTGCCCTCGAGCGCGGTCGAAAACGCCCGGCCGGTGCTGGCCGGGGTGGTGGAGAAGGCCCGAGAGATGGAGCCTGGGGCCGTCACCCTGTCGGACTTCGTGAGCATCACCTATCCGCGCATCGCCGGTCGGGAGGTCTTCGCCCCGAACACCGTGGTCCTGCGCATGGCCGCGCCGGTCTATGGACCAGACGGCAAGCGCCGGGGGGTGCTCGTCCTGTCCCTGGACGCCCGGCGCCTGCGCGACGTGCTCTCGCTCATCACCTCGCCCGCCTCGCCGCTGTTCGCCTTCCCGCGCACCTCGGAACGCCGCCTGGCCTATTTCTTCGACGAACGAGGCTGGATTCTCTTCCAATCCGAGAACATGGAGAGCGCGGACAAGTCCCTGACCACGGACAACGCCCGGGTGGGCTTCGAGGGAGACCACGGGAAATTCGGGCTGGACCAAGCCTTCCGGCCCTTCCCCGAGCACTCGGTCTACTGGGAGGCCGTGGCAGCCGTACAGAAGGGCGAGCGCGGCCTGTTCAACGTGGACGCCCGCTACGAGTCGACCCTGGACCTCACGGACCAGACCTTCATGGGCTTCGCCCCGCTGCGCTTCACAGAGCGCCCCGGCGGTCCCGCGCGCATCCTCGGCGGGGTCATCTTCGCCGACCGCAGCCGTCTGATCCTCAACGCCGAGATCCGCCAGTTCAACACCGTGGCCGCCATCGTGGTGATCTCCATGCTTCTGGTCACGGCGGTGATCTACGTTTTCGGCCGGGGAATCATGCAGCCCGTGCGCAAGCTGGCCAAGGCCGTCGACGAGGCCTTGGGCAAGCCCGAACTGCGCGAGATCCAGCTCCCGGACACCGACCGGGAGACCACGGCCCTGCGCCTGGCCGTGAACCGGCTCATCATGTCGCTCAAGACCCAGCACAACGAGTTGCGGCTCAAGGACGAGTTCCTCAAGAGCGTGCGCCAGAGGGAGAAGGTGGCCCTGGATTACGACGTGCAGGGAGACGACGAGCACGAGAAGTTCGTGGACATCCTCGGCCTGTCTCCGGCCATGAAGGCTCTCAAGACCCAGATCGTCAAGGCGGCCGCCGTGGACGCCGACGTTCTCGTGGTCGGGGAGACGGGCACGGGCAAGGAGCTCACGGCCAACGCCATCCACCACCAGAGCATGCGCCGCACCGGCCCCTTCGTGTCCATCAACTGCGGCTCCCTGGACGAGAACCTGCTCATGGACTCCCTTTTCGGCCACGTGAAGGGCGCGTTCACCGAGGCCAAGACCGACCGCAAGGGGGCCTTCCTGGCCGCGGACGGCGGAACGCTCTTCCTGGACGAGATCGGCACGGCCTCGCCCAAGGTCCAGCTGGCTCTGCTGCGCTCCCTTTCCTCCCGCGTCATCCAGCCCCTGGGCTGCGACCTGGAGATCCCCTTCAACACCCGGATCATCGCGGCCACCAACGCCGACCTGGAGGGGGCCGTGCGCGAGGGCTCGTTCCGCGAGGATCTGCTCTACCGGCTCAAGGTCATCACCATCCACACCCCGGCCCTGCGCAACCGGCCCATCGACATCCCGCTCCTGGCCAACTATTTCATGAACGAGGCGGCCGAGGCCATGAACAAGCCGGGGACCGGCCTTTCCCGGGGGGCGCTGGAGAAGCTCAAGTCCCATGCCTGGCCCGGCAACGTCCGTGAACTCAAGAACTGCATCACCCGGGCCGTGGCCATGACCGAGGACCAAGTGCTCCAGGCCGAGGAGCTGCTCTTCGAGATGCAGTCCTCCGAGCACCCCCTGGCCCAGCTCCGCGATTTCCGGGTCACTCCCGCACCCGGCGCGCCGCCCCCTCAGCCGCCGGCCGATGACGGACTCAACCCCCGCCAGGCCAAGGCCCTGCCGCGCATCCGGGAGCTGGGCCGCATCAGCCGGGCGGATTATGAGGAACTGGTCGGCGGCGTGGCCTCGCGCACGGCCCAGGGGGATCTGCAGGATCTCGTGACCAAGGGACTCCTGCGCAAAGAGGGCAAGGGCCCCGCAACGCGCTATCGTCCCGCATGACGCATGCAGCCTGCGCGATTTTTCGCGCGCGATGCGCGAATAAGCCGCCTTCTGCGCGACATTTCCATCGCGGAGCCGCCCCTCCCGGCCCAATAGGGGATCTCCGCCGGGCGAGCCTCTGACCAGGACTAGTGACAAGCTGCGGCAAACGCCGTATGATTGAAATCTCGGGACCGATCCCGGAAATCAGCACGGGGTTCGATCCACCGTATGTCGAAAAAATCCCATAATCCCATATCGTTGAAGCCAGAGAAGCTGCGCGCGCGGCTGACCCCCGAGCGTGTGCCCTGGGAAGACAGCCGGGCCATCCCCCGGCGCAACGGCCACGCCCTGTTCCAGCCCCGGGCGATCCAAGCCCTCGGCATGGCTCTGCGCATCCCCGCCCGGGAGTACAACGTCTACGTCTGCGGCGACGCCAACATGGGCCGGACGTACTTCATCCAGCATTTCCTGGCGCCGGAGGCGGCCAAGGCCCCGACCCCGCGTGACTGGGTCTATCTCTACAACTTCGACGACCCCGACCGGCCCGTGGCCGTGGGCCTGCCGGCCGGACGCGGCCGGGCCTTCAAGACGGCCATGACCAAGGCCATGAGCGCGGTGCGCGGGGACATCCCCAACCACTTCGACCAGGAGTCCTTCCACAAGCAGCGCGAAGGACTGGTCAAGTCCTACAACGAGAAACGCGAGGCCCTGTTCACCGAGATGGAGAACGAGGCCGGCCGCCAGAACTTCAGCCTGGCCATGGACGAGTCCGGGGCCCTGACCCTGACACCGGTGATCAACGGCAAGCCCATCGCGGACGACGAATACGAAGCCCTGGAGGCCG from Desulfovibrio aminophilus DSM 12254 carries:
- a CDS encoding sensor histidine kinase — protein: MSAARPTLALRLGAALWTAMLAGAVAGILLPHPPLLPSAILVALLFPAALFLAGLLLRPLRAQVAILARGLDRLGTGGPEPELPVLPELREMAAALPRAERRMADDLRAAEARRERLQAVLNGMPGGVLVLDGEGRVRSMNRVLEAMLPGAKERPGRSLLEILPQPELSDACAELLRAAGPISTSLTMTQDDGRVLTVNMVRPPEAGPGLGAVLVFHDVSEIKRLEAVRRDFAANVSHELRTPLTAIKGYAETLLTGDPPPDVARRFLEVVLRNADHMAKMVEDLLSLSRIEAGKDAGRRDSLHARDSLRRAWDAVEPLARRKGLDLTDALPDDLPPVLGDPEHVTRIFRNLLENAVKFGPEYRPVTVSAREAGEFVEFEVRDEGPGIPKKDLSRVFERFYSVQKHRRNEHGSTGLGLAICRHTLKSMGGDIRVESPPPGAAGGTSFFFTLPRA
- a CDS encoding redox-sensing transcriptional repressor Rex gives rise to the protein MKSEHIPKATIGRLAVYIQVLENLKHDGVEIISSEALAQACSVNSSQIRKDLAYFGEFGVRGVGYYVQELITSIKQSLGIDRIWNCALVGVGNLGRALLRHREFSRKGFAIKVAFDCDPYKIGELVEGLEVICTRKTKEKIREYGLEIGIITTPPERAQRAANYLVDGGIKGIINYAPSRIQVPDHIPVEYVDFFHHLYAVAFEIKLNEK
- a CDS encoding ATP synthase F0 subunit C, with product MRKVTTIVLSTLAMVLSAGLAFAADGAPAVGPVAAWATACGMGFAAGLCGIGQGLGLKGACEGTARNPEASGKIQVMLILGLAFIESLAIYALVVNLILLFVKPLGA
- the atpB gene encoding F0F1 ATP synthase subunit A, which codes for MAAGGLAHPLLYMEILNKALGTTIPLHVWYTWLAMAILFTCGLLIRSRVSLVPGGLQNLFEVIVGGLEDFVVANLGEGGRKVFPVLITIFVFILTMNYLGLIPGCDAPTANVNTNAAMAIFVFLYYHYIGIKKWGFGYIKHFMGPVAFLAPLMLVLEIVSHLARPLSLTLRLFGNIRGEEIVLVLLFTLAPVVGTLPMYFLFILGKTIQAFIFFMLATIYLKGSMDHAH
- a CDS encoding ATP synthase subunit I encodes the protein MIRRLDRALAARGFDNPGTRRLVRIVILTALAVSVAALVVTGFSAWGFSCAAGAGLMLFNFWHLAKAAKALMFVRKGGATALVLRFYGRFILTGVCLAVLVGWLEAPVGGLLTGLSTVIAGAVIWGVTGMGQKAKEA
- a CDS encoding AtpZ/AtpI family protein, coding for MKLDFLKDAGGLLSTAGTMGLHLVSGTFVGFAIGWLLDRWLGTDPWLLLIFLILGIVAGFMNVYRDAQRMQENERREREGGGERKP
- a CDS encoding DUF4881 domain-containing protein — its product is MNMKRTWLAILALMAFAVAGCNSEYGKVAQGKVIKYDKEKKSVTLVLESAHHYGTENQVFDKLPPVVYTLPADPMEMGPEPKAGMRMLMDPETDKIIYFDEASGSLKTVQFQVLDKQKGVSKDDARVVDKKFPIIDKDKKTLTVYSSRWKTLVTLALPDEYMALPASTWDSGDIVRIYYKEEGKALRFMNVSKTNIFKK
- a CDS encoding sulfite exporter TauE/SafE family protein produces the protein MEWMYMLMPIAGVKLFWPGLIILGLGMGVIGGFFGMGGAWMITPGLNILGFPMAFAVGTDIAHMAGKSLISTMRHGKFGNVDYKLGLIMLIGTVVGMEMGAQILMSLERIGNIDLVVRLLYVVLLLFITWMVFSDVAKRKAKDRAALAAGKEIDHKAVGLEWHKTLHKIKIPPMVHLNVSGIYCSMWLPIFISFATGFLAGILGIGGGLIRMPSLIYLMGCPTHVAVGTDLFEVMISGLYGAATFTYKGRTELVAAVIMLCGAAIGAQIGTVATKYIKGYGIRIAFGWAVIGCLTSIVLKLIGGWVPNLKALCNGAATVVVLGVVTVMALYIATGMVKGAAKEIAEKKAKA
- a CDS encoding DVU0150 family protein; this translates as MRKLWKSLLAVPAALLALCGTAMAAGGKAAQIVIVSDTRDLTGILAWWSNLYNESHLQFTILTIVLIPVLGMILGLLTDLVMNHIGIDLTKRDVAEH
- a CDS encoding sigma 54-interacting transcriptional regulator; this encodes MLIAQNDLCSTPLGLARRIAREASMAAFDPLPQGNTLSRFRLGPLRTWHLQRKLMLAVIPTVALLLIISGYLVNLVAVRYINTALERTVKIQVLHMAHIMEIVLNRAKEDLLVLSRDPLDGPSLRRFLQSKRDFGGGRYRELIFSPDGGEEIGFADNDAEIVPLPSSAVENARPVLAGVVEKAREMEPGAVTLSDFVSITYPRIAGREVFAPNTVVLRMAAPVYGPDGKRRGVLVLSLDARRLRDVLSLITSPASPLFAFPRTSERRLAYFFDERGWILFQSENMESADKSLTTDNARVGFEGDHGKFGLDQAFRPFPEHSVYWEAVAAVQKGERGLFNVDARYESTLDLTDQTFMGFAPLRFTERPGGPARILGGVIFADRSRLILNAEIRQFNTVAAIVVISMLLVTAVIYVFGRGIMQPVRKLAKAVDEALGKPELREIQLPDTDRETTALRLAVNRLIMSLKTQHNELRLKDEFLKSVRQREKVALDYDVQGDDEHEKFVDILGLSPAMKALKTQIVKAAAVDADVLVVGETGTGKELTANAIHHQSMRRTGPFVSINCGSLDENLLMDSLFGHVKGAFTEAKTDRKGAFLAADGGTLFLDEIGTASPKVQLALLRSLSSRVIQPLGCDLEIPFNTRIIAATNADLEGAVREGSFREDLLYRLKVITIHTPALRNRPIDIPLLANYFMNEAAEAMNKPGTGLSRGALEKLKSHAWPGNVRELKNCITRAVAMTEDQVLQAEELLFEMQSSEHPLAQLRDFRVTPAPGAPPPQPPADDGLNPRQAKALPRIRELGRISRADYEELVGGVASRTAQGDLQDLVTKGLLRKEGKGPATRYRPA